In Dysidea avara chromosome 3, odDysAvar1.4, whole genome shotgun sequence, a single window of DNA contains:
- the LOC136248963 gene encoding acyl-CoA dehydrogenase family member 11-like yields the protein MTSKGDGLIAVPSKLQFNVDSLERYLRTHLRSFFKTTANGPRGISIQFFKHGQSNPTYLLTSNSGQTCVLRKKPPGDLLHKAHKVDREYRMISALHRVGFPVPCPLLYCDDANIIGTPFYLMEYVKGRVFHDVTLSDQAPWERSAIYQSMLDTVVHLHSIPLQSLGLNDFPNTDYCKRQMKVWSGNYNAACVKGAGAIREMEQLCDWLKQKSPPHDPAKLCVVHGDFRMENIIFHPTEPRVLAVIDWELSTLGNPLADLAYMLMVFLPVETSPFNLTKPVAGMPDEPSLVKSYAHQRDLKLPLIGLSYFQALSCYRLASIIQGVYARSVWGNASNEESAKHVWSMVKPLAVAGLSFTSSSKSAALDLVHYPSHAKVLLNKVKTFVDEIVIPNEPVYEEQAKQLGEWKIPPIVEEMKSKAMEADLWNLFLPGVSGLSQLAYAPMAEEMGRSPLAPEVFNCSAPDTGNMEVLWNYGNEQQKRKWLKPLLDGKIRSCFCMTEPGVGSSDATNINCSVTRHGNNYLVNGRKWWSSGAGDPRCKVAIVMGVTDKNADRLHQHSMIIVPMDTKGVKKIRPMSVFGYNDSPHGHFEVEFDNVLVSSENLLLGEGRGFEIAQGRLGPGRIHHCMRLVGLCERVLDTMCQRTMVRKTFGRELLKHQTMRTWIAESRMELDQVRLLVLQAAQAIDSGGPKLAKKEIAMIKVAAARAGCKIVDRAIQVYGAEGLSQDTILARCYAGVRSLRIADGPDEVHLETVCKEEIKSKL from the exons ATGACGTCCAAAGGTGACGGGCTCATCGCTGTGCCCAGTAAACTTCAGTTCAATGTGGATTCGTTGGAAAGATATTTAAGAACACATTTAAGAAGCTTTTTCAAGACAACAGCCAACGGCCCGCGTGGAATCTCAATCCAGTTCTTCAA GCATGGTCAGTCAAATCCTACGTATTTGTTAACATCAAACAGTGGACAAACCTGCGTGCTACGGAAGAAGCCTCCAGGTGATCTTTTACACAAAGCACACAAG GTTGATCGTGAGTATCGTATGATCAGCGCTCTCCACCGGGTTGGCTTTCCTGTACCCTGCCCCCTATTATACTGTGATGATGCCAACATAATAGGGACACCATTTTATCTCATGGAATATGTCAAG GGTCGTGTGTTTCATGATGTGACATTGTCTGATCAAGCACCTTGGGAACGTAGTGCCATCTACCAAAGCATGTTGGACACAGTGGTACACCTTCACTCCATCCCACTACAATCGCTCGGCCTGAATGACTTCCCTAACACTGATTACTGCAAGAGACAA ATGAAGGTGTGGAGTGGTAACTACAATGCTGCTTGTGTGAAGGGAGCTGGTGCCATACGTGAGATGGAACAACTTTGCGACTGGCTGAAGCAAAAGAGCCCACCGCATGATCCAGCAAAACTGT GTGTGGTTCATGGTGACTTTAGGATGGAGAACATTATATTTCACCCTACTGAG CCACGTGTGTTGGCTGTGATTGACTGGGAACTGTCTACACTGGGGAATCCCCTTGCTGATCTGGCGTACATGTTAATGGTATTCTTACCAGTTGAAACTTCACCATTTAATTTAA CTAAGCCAGTGGCAGGAATGCCAGATGAACCATCACTTGTTAAATCATATGCACACCAACGAGACTTGAAGCTCCCACTAATTGGTCTGAGTTACTTCCAGGCATTGTCCTGCTACCGACTGGCATCAATTATTCAGGGTGTGTATGCTAGGAGTGTGTGGGGTAATGCTAGTAATGAAGAGTCAGCCAAACATGTCTGGAGTATGGTGAAGCCACTAGCTGTAGCTGGACTGTCTTTtaccag TTCATCTAAGTCAGCAGCTCTTGATCTGGTCCACTACCCATCACATGCTAAAGTGTTGTTGAATAAAGTGAAGACGTTTGTTGATGAGATTGTCATTCCTAATGAACCG GTTTATGAAGAGCAGGCTAAGCAGTTGGGAGAATGGAAGATTCCTCCAATAGTagaagaaatgaaatctaaagCAATGGAGGCTGATTTATGGAACTTGTTTCTCCCCGGAGTATCTGGTCTATCTCAACTAGCATATGCTCCTATGGCAGAAGAAATGGGTCGATCACCATTAGCTCCTGAAGTCTTCAATTGCAGTGCTCCAG ATACGGGGAATATGGAAGTACTGTGGAATTATGGGAATGAGCAGCAGAAGAGAAAATGGTTGAAGCCTTTACTGGATGGGAAGATAAGATCTTGTTTCTGCATGACAG AGCCAGGGGTGGGGTCAAGTGATGCTACTAATATTAATTGCAGTGTTACTCGTCATGGTAATAACTACCTCGTTAATGGAAGGAAGTGGTGGAGTAGTGGGGCAGGGGATCCCCGTTGTAAGGTTGCCATAGTGATGGGTGTGACTGATAAAAATGCTGACAG GTTACACCAACACTCAATGATAATTGTTCCCATGGATACAAAAGGTGTTAAGAAGATCAGACCTATGTCTGTATTTGGATATAATG ATTCTCCTCATGGTCATTTTGAGGTGGAGTTTGATAATGTGTTAGTGTCTTCAGAAAACTTGCTGCTTGGTGAGGGGAGGGGCTTTGAAATAGCCCAGGGACGTCTTGGTCCTGGTAGAATCCACCATTGTATGAGACTGGTTGGATTGTGTGAACGTGTGCTTGACACAATGTGCCAACGTACGATGGTGAGGAAGACGTTTGGAAGAGAACTTCTGAAACAT CAAACAATGCGTACATGGATTGCTGAGTCACGCATGGAGCTGGACCAGGTCAGGTTACTGGTATTACAAGCTGCTCAAGCTATTGACAGTGGAGGACCTAAACTTGCCAAAAAAGAA ATAGCCATGATCAAGGTGGCAGCAGCAAGGGCAGGTTGTAAGATAGTTGATCGTGCTATACAAGTGTATGGAGCAGAGGGACTCAGTCAGGATACTATACTTGCTCGTTGCTATGCTGGAGTTAGGTCACTACGTATTGCTGATGGTCCTGATGAGGTACACCTAGAAACTGTCTGCAAGGAGGAGATTAAATCAAAACTATAA